Proteins from a genomic interval of Pseudoalteromonas sp. MEBiC 03607:
- a CDS encoding VolA/Pla-1 family phospholipase: MKKMLLSLAIASVITGCGGGETLEDVKNDTPPVIPTATVKFDPANSVISVPNDLLMSGTLDGTLNMPGELDDNNVSVERAAYADPQLALGALDGWSTQTPFKIDLAFPAGISLDMASAGSPGAVRIFEVVMGASQTDETCSQVPAGIACKLVSELTFGVDFITQGSGDAVAVIPLKPFKAGSTYINVLTTSLMDSEGRSIEPSSTYALVSEETPLITDSQKSLQAVINSYENAVTSGGAITKDEIIYSAAMTMQSAGQVLGTVKQLLAASLSQPALPTPMVQIPEQPVITVEQVFASQGITGVSPVFGGVQYQKGSVMLPMYLATPTGKTVDDLSATYWQGLCDSGVAVLGYASTAGDSFPTDPISETDGLCMALSGGKLRDLGLDQTKHLTKYNTIPKTQSIANVPVQVTKPILPVINAIRGQLGLDPLVMPEGGWPVVILQHGITSKKEDMLAITAQLTMQGFATAAIDHPMHGERGVDVDGDGTDDFNASTGSVLSYMNLQSLLVARDSLRQSVADLLGLRLGLNFTGAADLNAQDVSFLGHSLGSVVAPAFVAVTNAPLAEQVDPMFNVKSVALASGGGGIASFLIESNTFGPFVQGSVLLAAGTAESAEFGAYAQNEALSNCGSLASNQTAFVTCAYKEYIGSLTMAGETVKLANIQSIITQFAFAAQTALDSGDPSNYAASVAALGTPVYMSVVVGDGENNNADMVIPPMVASNPIAGSLPLANLMGLSTVAETQGPTADAMSYVVKFTKGHHSSVLTPVATADSGATAQESAAATAEMQLQIATFLASRGQYLQVTNSDVVTE; this comes from the coding sequence ATGAAAAAAATGCTACTCTCACTAGCCATTGCGTCAGTCATTACCGGCTGTGGTGGAGGAGAAACATTAGAAGATGTTAAAAATGACACCCCACCTGTCATCCCAACCGCGACCGTTAAATTTGACCCTGCAAATAGCGTTATCTCGGTACCTAATGACTTACTGATGAGTGGTACACTTGATGGCACTTTAAATATGCCGGGTGAATTAGACGACAACAATGTTAGTGTTGAACGCGCAGCCTATGCTGATCCTCAGCTTGCACTAGGTGCCCTTGATGGCTGGTCAACACAAACTCCGTTTAAAATCGATTTAGCATTCCCTGCGGGTATCTCACTTGATATGGCTTCTGCCGGTTCACCTGGTGCAGTTCGTATTTTTGAAGTAGTTATGGGCGCAAGTCAAACAGATGAAACCTGTTCGCAAGTACCTGCAGGCATTGCCTGTAAGTTGGTTTCTGAGCTTACCTTTGGTGTTGACTTCATTACACAAGGTTCTGGTGATGCGGTTGCTGTGATCCCACTTAAACCTTTTAAAGCGGGTAGCACCTACATAAACGTTTTAACAACGTCTTTAATGGACTCAGAAGGGCGTTCAATCGAACCATCTTCAACTTATGCACTTGTTAGTGAAGAAACACCGCTAATTACTGATTCACAAAAATCTCTGCAAGCGGTGATTAATAGCTACGAAAATGCAGTCACCTCAGGTGGCGCAATTACAAAAGATGAAATTATTTACTCTGCTGCGATGACAATGCAATCAGCAGGTCAAGTACTAGGTACTGTTAAGCAGCTTTTAGCAGCTAGCCTTTCGCAACCTGCCTTACCAACACCGATGGTTCAAATTCCTGAGCAACCTGTAATTACAGTTGAGCAAGTATTCGCATCACAAGGTATTACAGGTGTTTCACCAGTATTTGGTGGTGTGCAATATCAAAAGGGTAGCGTGATGTTACCTATGTATTTAGCAACGCCTACAGGCAAAACGGTTGATGATTTATCAGCAACTTATTGGCAAGGGCTATGCGACAGTGGTGTTGCTGTACTTGGCTATGCATCTACTGCAGGTGACTCATTCCCAACAGACCCAATCAGCGAAACTGATGGTTTATGTATGGCGTTAAGTGGTGGAAAACTGCGTGATTTAGGTTTAGATCAAACTAAACACTTAACCAAATACAACACAATTCCAAAAACACAAAGCATTGCTAACGTTCCAGTACAAGTTACTAAACCAATTTTACCTGTGATCAACGCAATACGTGGTCAGTTAGGGTTGGATCCTCTGGTAATGCCTGAAGGTGGTTGGCCAGTAGTGATTCTGCAGCACGGTATTACTTCTAAAAAAGAAGATATGCTAGCAATTACAGCACAATTAACAATGCAAGGCTTTGCAACGGCCGCAATCGACCACCCAATGCATGGTGAGCGTGGTGTAGATGTAGACGGCGATGGTACTGATGACTTTAATGCTTCTACAGGTTCAGTTTTAAGCTACATGAACTTACAGTCATTATTAGTTGCGCGTGATAGCTTACGTCAATCAGTTGCTGATTTACTGGGGTTACGTTTAGGTCTTAACTTTACTGGTGCTGCTGATTTAAATGCCCAAGATGTTTCATTCTTAGGCCATTCATTGGGCTCTGTAGTTGCTCCAGCATTTGTTGCTGTGACTAATGCACCGCTAGCTGAGCAAGTTGATCCAATGTTCAATGTGAAGAGTGTTGCACTTGCCAGTGGTGGTGGTGGTATCGCTAGTTTCTTAATTGAGTCAAATACATTTGGTCCTTTTGTGCAAGGCTCTGTTTTACTTGCAGCAGGCACAGCTGAATCTGCAGAGTTTGGTGCTTATGCACAAAATGAAGCGCTGTCTAACTGTGGTTCACTTGCTTCTAACCAAACAGCTTTTGTTACATGTGCTTATAAAGAGTATATTGGTTCGCTAACTATGGCTGGTGAAACTGTAAAACTTGCTAATATTCAAAGCATAATTACTCAGTTTGCTTTTGCTGCACAAACGGCGCTTGATAGTGGTGATCCTTCAAACTACGCCGCATCAGTTGCAGCGCTTGGCACACCAGTCTACATGAGTGTTGTCGTGGGCGACGGTGAAAATAACAATGCTGATATGGTTATCCCACCAATGGTGGCGAGTAATCCAATTGCTGGTAGTTTACCTCTTGCCAACTTAATGGGCTTATCAACGGTTGCTGAGACACAAGGTCCAACTGCTGATGCGATGAGCTATGTGGTTAAATTCACTAAAGGTCATCACAGCTCAGTGTTAACGCCTGTAGCTACTGCTGATTCAGGTGCTACAGCGCAAGAAAGTGCAGCTGCTACAGCTGAGATGCAACTGCAAATTGCGACTTTCTTAGCAAGCCGTGGTCAGTATCTTCAGGTTACAAACTCAGATGTTGTCACTGAATAA
- a CDS encoding YciK family oxidoreductase: protein MHTYKAAENALKDKVILITGAGDGIGRVAALTYAKHGATVILLGKTTNKLECVYDEIVNAGYPQPAIVPMDLKGATKQNYRDLAATIEMQFGKLDGLLNNAGILGSLGPLEHFCVSTFENIMKVNVTAQAMITKFMFPLLRKSPSASVIFTSSGVGRKGREHWGAYAISKFAVEGMMQTWACEVGKTNIRVNCINPGATRTSMRASAYPGEDRDKLATPEDLMPTYLYLMSDDSKEVNGQSLDAQQK from the coding sequence ATGCACACTTATAAAGCCGCAGAGAATGCGCTAAAAGACAAAGTAATTCTAATAACAGGTGCGGGTGATGGCATTGGTCGCGTAGCCGCATTAACTTATGCCAAGCATGGTGCCACTGTTATATTACTTGGTAAAACAACTAATAAACTCGAATGTGTCTATGATGAAATCGTGAACGCAGGCTACCCACAGCCGGCTATCGTGCCGATGGATTTAAAAGGTGCAACAAAACAAAACTACCGCGATTTAGCCGCAACTATAGAAATGCAGTTTGGCAAGTTAGATGGTTTATTAAACAATGCAGGTATTTTGGGTTCATTAGGGCCGCTTGAACATTTCTGTGTTTCTACCTTTGAAAACATTATGAAAGTGAATGTGACTGCGCAAGCCATGATCACTAAATTTATGTTTCCATTATTGCGAAAGTCACCAAGTGCATCTGTTATTTTTACATCCTCTGGTGTTGGTCGCAAAGGGCGTGAGCATTGGGGTGCATATGCAATCTCAAAATTTGCTGTTGAAGGCATGATGCAAACTTGGGCCTGTGAAGTGGGCAAAACCAATATTCGCGTGAACTGTATCAACCCTGGTGCAACTCGCACATCTATGCGTGCTTCTGCATACCCTGGTGAAGATAGAGATAAATTAGCAACGCCAGAAGATTTAATGCCAACTTATTTATACTTGATGAGCGACGATTCTAAAGAGGTGAACGGCCAATCTTTAGATGCTCAACAGAAGTAA
- the pssA gene encoding CDP-diacylglycerol--serine O-phosphatidyltransferase, with protein MVFWQEKPAFGLTTEDLQVLTNAKEYRIELLRLIRSATKRIYITALYLQDDEAGREILTALHEASLANPDLEVKVLVDFHRAQRGLIGAAKSDGNASMYCDFQEKYQSNVKVYGVPVKAKELFGVLHLKGFVIDDTLLYSGASLNNVYLQQDDRYRLDRYFLVHQAGLCNSVVEFIESHLLSSEAVPRIDKRPLVNFNDIKNAQKQLMRDLKSASYESAAEASAGELGVRLFLGLGRRSNKLNRLIKSLFDTTEEELVLYTPYFNFPAPLMRSLRRLLKQGKQVTIVVGDKTANDFYLPPSEPFSKIGALPYLYETILLKFLKSQKRHIVNGNLNVYLWKHESNSFHLKGICSDKRLHLLSGHNLNPRAWGLDIENGILIDDPKQNILEQIENEKHAILQHCRRLNGPQDLETMDDYPAPVKKLLGQAKRVKVDFIIKRFI; from the coding sequence ATGGTATTTTGGCAGGAAAAGCCCGCATTCGGGCTGACTACGGAAGACTTACAGGTCTTAACCAATGCAAAAGAGTATCGCATTGAACTATTGCGTTTAATTCGTTCAGCGACAAAAAGAATTTATATAACTGCTTTGTATCTTCAAGATGATGAAGCAGGTCGAGAAATTTTAACGGCATTACACGAAGCCTCATTAGCTAATCCAGATTTAGAGGTAAAAGTACTGGTTGATTTTCATCGCGCTCAGCGAGGTTTAATTGGCGCTGCAAAATCTGATGGCAATGCCAGTATGTATTGTGACTTTCAGGAAAAATACCAGTCTAATGTAAAGGTTTATGGTGTTCCTGTTAAAGCGAAAGAGCTTTTTGGTGTGTTACATTTAAAAGGCTTTGTGATTGACGATACTTTATTGTACAGCGGTGCAAGTCTTAACAATGTCTATTTGCAGCAGGACGATCGTTATCGTTTAGATCGCTACTTTTTAGTGCATCAAGCTGGTTTGTGTAACTCAGTGGTAGAGTTTATTGAATCACACTTATTAAGTTCTGAGGCTGTTCCTCGTATTGATAAGCGACCTCTAGTTAACTTCAACGATATTAAAAATGCGCAAAAGCAGTTAATGCGTGATCTTAAATCAGCAAGTTATGAAAGTGCAGCAGAGGCGAGTGCGGGTGAATTAGGGGTTCGTCTTTTCTTAGGCTTAGGCCGTCGTAGTAATAAACTAAATCGTTTGATTAAGTCATTATTTGATACCACGGAAGAAGAATTAGTACTTTATACGCCTTACTTTAATTTCCCAGCACCATTAATGCGCTCTTTACGTCGATTACTAAAACAAGGTAAGCAAGTAACAATTGTGGTAGGTGATAAAACTGCGAACGATTTTTATCTGCCTCCTAGTGAGCCGTTTAGTAAGATTGGTGCACTCCCTTATTTATATGAAACAATCCTACTTAAATTTTTAAAGTCTCAGAAGCGTCATATAGTAAATGGCAATTTAAATGTTTATCTTTGGAAGCATGAAAGCAACTCTTTCCATTTAAAAGGAATTTGTTCAGATAAGCGTTTACATTTGCTTAGTGGGCATAATTTGAATCCACGAGCATGGGGTTTAGATATCGAAAACGGGATTTTAATTGACGATCCGAAGCAAAATATTCTTGAGCAAATAGAAAACGAAAAACACGCTATTTTGCAGCACTGTCGTCGTTTAAATGGCCCGCAAGACTTAGAGACAATGGATGATTATCCTGCGCCTGTTAAGAAACTTTTGGGTCAGGCAAAGCGTGTAAAAGTAGATTTTATTATCAAACGCTTTATTTAG